Proteins encoded together in one Coffea arabica cultivar ET-39 chromosome 2c, Coffea Arabica ET-39 HiFi, whole genome shotgun sequence window:
- the LOC113724769 gene encoding probable arabinosyltransferase ARAD1 isoform X2, which produces MAGGGRQYPLKTTTRSPIFIFTLAFLALFLLYFIFSSHSSQPPVPLTIHPSQNPTTFNLPKADYSFVVSLEKFLTTKSPPPPEPDDTDLQDVSNLDDSVWIAETRRLYDHPSPPPPLRVYVYQMPSRFTYDLLWLFRNTYRDTSNLTSNGSPVHRLIEQHSIDYWLWADLIAPQSERLLRNVVVRVHRQEEADLFYIPFFTTISFFLLEKQHCKALYREALKWVTDQPAWKRSEGRDHILPVHHPWSFKSVRRYMKNAIWLLPDMDSTGNWYKPGQVYLEKDLILPYVPNVDFCDSKCFSETQSKRTTLLFFRGRLKRNAGGKIRAKLVTELSSAEGVVIEEGTAGEGGKAAAQSGMRKSVYCLSPAGDTPSSARLFDAIVSGCIPVIVSDELELPFEGILDYRKIALLVSSADALQPGWLISFLRSISPSQVREFQSNLAKYSRHFLYSHPAQPLGAEDLAWRMIAGKLVNIKLHIRRSQRVVKDSRSLCTCECRRPNITMPSSLA; this is translated from the exons aTGGCCGGTGGCGGAAGACAGTACCCGCTCAAAACCACCACCAGATCTCCGATCTTCATATTCACTCTGGCTTTCCTTGCTTTATTCTTACTCTACTTCATCTTCTCCTCGCATTCTTCTCAGCCGCCCGTGCCCCTTACAATCCACCCCTCTCAGAACCCTACCACCTTCAACCTCCCAAAGGCCGATTACTCCTTCGTTGTCTCCCTCGAGAAATTCCTCACCACCAAGTCTCCCCCACCTCCGGAACCGGACGATACCGACCTTCAAGACGTTAGTAACCTAGACGATTCCGTATGGATCGCTGAGACTAGAAGGCTTTACGACCATCCTTCTCCTCCTCCGCCTCTCAGGGTCTATGTCTACCAAATGCCATCCCGATTCACTTACGATTTGCTCTGGCTCTTTCGCAATACTTACAGAGACACTTCCAACCTCACTTCTAACGGCAGTCCCGTGCACCGCTTGATCGAGCAG CATTCGATTGACTACTGGCTTTGGGCGGATTTGATTGCGCCACAGTCTGAGAGGCTGTTGAGGAATGTAGTAGTGAGGGTCCACAGGCAGGAGGAAGCCGACCTTTTCTACATTCCCTTTTTTACTACCATTAGCTTCTTCTTGTTGGAGAAACAGCATTGCAAAGCTCTCTATAGG GAAGCTTTGAAGTGGGTGACTGATCAGCCTGCATGGAAGCGCTCTGAGGGAAGAGATCACATTCTTCCAGTACACCATCCTTGGTCCTTTAAGTCTGTCCGCAGATATATGAAAAATGCTATTTGGCTGCTGCCAGATATGGACTCAACCGGGAACTG GTACAAGCCTGGACAAGTTTATCTCGAAAAAGATCTCATACTTCCTTATGTACCCAATGTTGATTTTTGTGACTCCAAATGCTTCTCTGAAACTCAGTCAAAAAGGACTACATTGCTGTTTTTTCGTGGGAGGCTTAAAAGAAATGCT GGTGGTAAGATACGTGCCAAACTTGTCACAGAACTCAGCAGCGCTGAAGGCGTAGTTATAGAGGAAGGAACAGCTGGAGAGGGTGGGAAAGCAGCAGCACAGAGCGGCATGCGGAA GTCTGtatattgcttgagtcctgCTGGTGATACTCCATCATCTGCTAGATTGTTTGATGCAATTGTCAGTGGGTGCATTCCTGTCATAGTTAGTGATGAACTGGAGCTTCCATTTGAAGGAATTCTTGATTACCGCAAG ATAGCTTTGCTCGTTTCCTCGGCCGATGCCTTGCAGCCAGGATGGCTTATAAGTTTTCTTAGAAGTATTAGCCCCTCTCAAGTTCGGGAGTTCCAAAGTAATTTAGCTAAG TACTCGAGGCACTTTTTATATTCCCATCCAGCTCAACCACTTGGCGCAGAAGACTTGGCTTGGAGAATG ATCGCGGGCAAGTTAGTGAATATCAAGCTTCATATCCGGAGATCCCAGCGTGTGGTGAAAGATTCTAGAAGTCTGTGTACTTGTGAATGCAGGCGTCCCAATATTACCATGCCAAGTTCCTTGGCTTGA
- the LOC113724766 gene encoding uncharacterized protein isoform X2, with protein MIDMTWLSAFLLGAGCLAFGYLIGIRHSARLFRSTAALTDTGTPITYRKNNNQLKPAIEIEKLADILEDFKMVLVVRNDLKMGKGKIAAQCSHATLGLYKKILHRAPKALNRWEMCGQVKVVVKIESEDEMLVLQERAKALSLPTHVTVDAGRTQIAPNSRTVMSILVGCCTCRTC; from the exons ATGATAGACATGACATGGCTCAGTGCCTTCTTACTTGGAGCTGGCTGTCTTGCTTTCGGCTACCTCATTGGCATCCGACATTCTGCTCGTCTATTTCGTTCCACTGCAGCCTTAACTGACACTGGTACACCTATCACTTACCGGAAAAACAACAACCAGCTCAAACCAGCCATCGAGATTGAAAAGCTAGCTGACATACTTGAAGATTTTAAAATG GTTCTGGTTGTCCGGAATGACTTAAAgatggggaaggggaaaattgCAGCTCAATGCAG TCATGCAACCTTGGGTCTCTACAAAAAAATCCTTCATCGGGCACCAAAAGCTTTGAACAG GTGGGAGATGTGTGGGCAGGTTAAAGTGGTTGTGAAAATTGAAAGTGAAGATGAGATGCTGGTTTTACAG GAAAGGGCAAAGGCACTCAGTTTACCAACGCACGTTACAGTTGATGCGGGTAGAACACAGATTGCACCAA ATTCGAGGACCGTGATGTCTATTTTGG TTGGTTGCTGTACGTGCAGGACCTGCTGA
- the LOC113724766 gene encoding uncharacterized protein isoform X3: MIDMTWLSAFLLGAGCLAFGYLIGIRHSARLFRSTAALTDTGTPITYRKNNNQLKPAIEIEKLADILEDFKMVLVVRNDLKMGKGKIAAQCRWEMCGQVKVVVKIESEDEMLVLQERAKALSLPTHVTVDAGRTQIAPNSRTVMSILGPADMVDDVTGGLKLL; the protein is encoded by the exons ATGATAGACATGACATGGCTCAGTGCCTTCTTACTTGGAGCTGGCTGTCTTGCTTTCGGCTACCTCATTGGCATCCGACATTCTGCTCGTCTATTTCGTTCCACTGCAGCCTTAACTGACACTGGTACACCTATCACTTACCGGAAAAACAACAACCAGCTCAAACCAGCCATCGAGATTGAAAAGCTAGCTGACATACTTGAAGATTTTAAAATG GTTCTGGTTGTCCGGAATGACTTAAAgatggggaaggggaaaattgCAGCTCAATGCAG GTGGGAGATGTGTGGGCAGGTTAAAGTGGTTGTGAAAATTGAAAGTGAAGATGAGATGCTGGTTTTACAG GAAAGGGCAAAGGCACTCAGTTTACCAACGCACGTTACAGTTGATGCGGGTAGAACACAGATTGCACCAA ATTCGAGGACCGTGATGTCTATTTTGG GACCTGCTGACATGGTGGACGATGTTACTGGTGGATTAAAACTTTTGTAG
- the LOC113724771 gene encoding uncharacterized protein has translation MNTTATLLLGVVLLMTTPVSYSYANNDAAAAMDIRRTNIEVAIEEMQRANYFTFVMLLRMAPPDLMMILEGGNLTFFMPNDKTLSQDSNIVSLAAPANHTTTPPSLAHFLLRHSIPSPLLFEYLQHFPAGSTVPTSDPDLVLRITNHGRRSFFLNNVRVSSPDICTRGSSIRCHGIDGVIQPNSVPPLPAADHDCRRPIPNANNNNATSPPPALQPAPPSTAPPPGEADSRNSAPSLPGLEQMFEFATKCVALLVLNLIVV, from the coding sequence ATGAACACCACGGCGACTCTGTTGTTGGGGGTTGTTCTCCTGATGACGACTCCAGTGTCATATTCCTACGCGAATAATGATGCCGCCGCGGCCATGGACATCCGGAGGACTAACATCGAGGTTGCCATAGAAGAGATGCAGAGGGCAAACTACTTCACATTCGTGATGCTCCTCAGAATGGCCCCTCCAGACCTGATGATGATTCTGGAGGGTGGCAACCTCACCTTCTTCATGCCCAACGACAAGACGCTCTCCCAGGACAGCAACATCGTAAGTCTCGCGGCACCGGCCAATCACACCACCACCCCTCCTTCTCTCGCCCATTTCTTGCTCCGCCATTCCATTCCATCCCCGTTGCTCTTCGAATACCTCCAGCATTTCCCCGCGGGTTCCACGGTCCCGACCTCCGACCCCGACCTGGTGCTTAGGATCACCAACCACGGAAGGAGGAGCTTCTTTCTCAACAACGTCAGAGTCAGCAGCCCCGACATCTGCACTCGAGGATCCTCCATTAGATGCCACGGCATCGACGGAGTCATCCAACCTAATTCAGTGCCTCCTCTGCCCGCTGCAGATCATGATTGCCGCCGCCCAATTCCAAatgctaataataataatgcaaCAAGTCCTCCTCCCGCCCTGCAGCCCGCTCCACCATCAACAGCCCCGCCACCAGGAGAAGCGGACTCTAGAAACAGCGCGCCGTCCCTTCCTGGGCTTGAGCAGATGTTCGAATTTGCGACCAAGTGTGTGGCGTTGTTAGTGCTCAACTTAATTGTTGTCTAG
- the LOC113724768 gene encoding TOM1-like protein 1, with the protein MSDNLMDKVNALGERLKIGGSEVGQKISAGVSSMSFKMKEFFQGPNQADKVVEEATSENLDDPDWASNLEICDMINHDRVNSVELVRGIKKRIMLKIPRVQYLALVLLETVVKNCDKAFSEVAAERVLDEMVKLIDDPQTVVNNRNKALILIEAWGESSGELRYLPVFEETYKSLKSRGVRFPGRDNESLAPIFTPARSVSGSETNAALAPQLHQDVPAPTFSAEQTKEAFDVARNSVELLATVLSSSPQQDALKDDLTVTLVQQCRESQYTVQRIIERAGDNEALLFEALNVNDEIQKVLSKYDDMKKPLEVKPEPEPAMIPVAVEPDDSPRVGKEDALIRKPAGSRTGAQGGNNDEMMDDLDEMIFGKKPGGTSEGGHNAKKQQGPKDDLISF; encoded by the exons atgagTGACAATTTGATGGATAAAGTCAACGCCCTTGGCGAGCGCTTGAAGATTGGAGGATCCGAGGTCGGCCAGAAGATCAGTGCCGGTGTGAGCTCTATGAGCTTCAAGATGAAGGAATTCTTCCAAGGCCCCAACCAAGCCGACAAGGTGGTCGAGGAAGCCACCTCTGAAAATCTAGACGACCCTGATTGGGCCTCTAATCTTGAAATTTGCGACATGATCAATCACGACAGGGTCAACAGCGTCGAGTTAGTACGCGGTATTAAGAAACGAATCATGTTGAAGATCCCCAGGGTTCAGTACTTGGCTCTCGTCTTGCTCGAAACCGTGGTAAAAAATTGTGACAAGGCGTTCTCTGAGGTTGCTGCTGAGCGGGTCCTTGATGAGATGGTCAAGCTGATTGATGATCCCCAGACCGTTGTTAACAACCGCAACAAGGCTCTCATTCTCATTGAAGCATGGGGTGAATCTTCGGGCGAGCTCCGTTACTTGCCCGTTTTTGAAGAGACTTACAAG AGTCTAAAATCAAGAGGTGTAAGGTTCCCTGGTCGCGATAATGAGAGTTTAGCCCCAATATTTACTCCTGCAAGATCAGTTTCAGGTTCGGAAACAAATGCTGCTCTCGCACCACAACTTCATCAAGATGTTCCTGCACCAACCTTCTCGGCTGAACAAACAAAAGAAGCATTTGATGTTGCAAGAAACAGTGTCGAGCTTCTTGCCACTGTTTTATCGTCTTCACCACAGCAGGATGCTCTAAAG GATGATTTGACCGTGACACTGGTACAGCAGTGTAGGGAATCTCAATACACTGTGCAGCGAATCATTGAGAGAGCTGGGGATAATGAGGCGCTGCTCTTTGAAGCATTAAATGTGAATGATGAAATTCAAAAGGTCCTCTCCAAGTATGACGATATGAAGAAACCATTAGAAGTGAAGCCAGAGCCGGAACCTGCTATGATACCAGTGGCTGTTGAGCCAGATGATTCACCCCGTGTCGGAAAAGAAGATGCATTAATTAGAAAACCAGCAGGTTCCCGAACTGGTGCGCAGGGAGGGAACAATGATGAAATGATGGATGATCTCGATGAGATGATCTTTGGAAAGAAACCAGGTGGCACTTCTGAAGGAGGGCATAATGCAAAGAAGCAGCAAGGGCCGAAGGATGATCTCATCTCCTTCTGA
- the LOC113724765 gene encoding lysine-specific demethylase JMJ13-like: protein MSMMKQKKTVQKKTLKARHTLSSGTNSHNERLKQDRPSIVFPALTSTKPKRRLHSTRNSSSSLHLLQEAVLTKCSSGSQEEDELAGSFNPGWMDKIHHCPVYHPSMDEFDDPFVYLQKIAPEASKYGICKVVSPLISSIPAGVVLMKEKKGFKFTTQVQPLRLAKWDNDDKISFHFRGRNYTLRNFESMANQEAARKYCVSGCLPSAYLEREFWNQMEKGKRGTVEYAINVDGSAFSRSSGDPLSGSKWNLKELPRLHWCTLRLLENAIPGVTDPMLYIGMLFSMFAWHVEDHYLYSINYHHCGAPKTWYGVPSNAALQFENVVQHCVYDRLLSVDGEDGAFNVLAEKTTMFPPKILLQHGVPVYKAVQMPGEFVITFPRAYHAGFSHGMLLFVHGRTYRDV, encoded by the exons TTGAAAGCCAGGCATACCTTATCTTCTGGGACCAATTCTCATAATGAAAGGCTTAAGCAAGACCGCCCCTCCATAGTTTTCCCTGCACTTACCAGCACAAAGCCCAAAAGGAGACTCCACTCCACTCGCAATTCTTCTTCTTCACTGCATCTTCTTCAGGAAGCCGTTCTTACCAAATGTTCGTCAGGATCCCAAGAAGAAGATGAGTTGGCAGGGTCATTTAATCCCGGATGGATGGACAAAATCCATCACTGTCCTGTGTATCATCCATCAATGGATGAATTTGATGATCCATTTGTATACCTGCAGAAGATTGCTCCAGAAGCATCAAAATATG GAATTTGCAAGGTGGTTTCTCCCCTGATTTCATCTATCCCTGCTGGTGTGGTGCTGATGAAGGAgaaaaaaggtttcaaattcACAACTCAAGTGCAACCTTTAAGGCTTGCAAAATGGGATAATGATGACAAGATCAGTTTCCATTTCAGAGGAAG GAATTATACTCTTCGCAACTTTGAGAGCATGGCCAACCAGGAAGCGGCTCGAAAATATTGCGTTTCTGGATGTCTCCCTTCGGCATATTTGGAAAGGGAATTCTGGAACcaaatggaaaaaggaaagagaggaACTGTTGAGTACGCAATTAATGTTGATGGTAGTGCTTTCTCACGTTCTTCTGGTGATCCTCTTTCAGGAAGTAAATGGAACTTGAAG GAACTTCCGCGCCTGCATTGGTGCACATTGCGTTTGCTGGAAAATGCAATCCCG GGAGTAACGGATCCCATGCTGTACATAGGAATGCTCTTTAGCATGTTTGCATGGCACGTTGAGGATCATTATCTCTACAG CATTAATTACCATCATTGTGGGGCGCCTAAGACTTGGTACGGGGTTCCCAGTAATGCAGCACTTCAGTTTGAGAACGTCGTCCAGCACTGCGTGTATGACCGCCTCCTGTCTGTAGATGGAGAGGATGGAGCTTTCAATGTTCTTGCAGAGAAAACAACCATGTTTCCTCCCAAAATTTTGCTTCAGCATGGCGTCCCTGTTTACAAGGCTGTGCAAATGCCAGGGGAGTTTGTGATTACCTTCCCAAGAGCATATCACGCTGGATTTAGTCATGGTATGCTGCTGTTCGTTCATGGCAGGACGTACCGAGATGTATAA
- the LOC113724769 gene encoding probable arabinosyltransferase ARAD1 isoform X1, with protein MAGGGRQYPLKTTTRSPIFIFTLAFLALFLLYFIFSSHSSQPPVPLTIHPSQNPTTFNLPKADYSFVVSLEKFLTTKSPPPPEPDDTDLQDVSNLDDSVWIAETRRLYDHPSPPPPLRVYVYQMPSRFTYDLLWLFRNTYRDTSNLTSNGSPVHRLIEQHSIDYWLWADLIAPQSERLLRNVVVRVHRQEEADLFYIPFFTTISFFLLEKQHCKALYREALKWVTDQPAWKRSEGRDHILPVHHPWSFKSVRRYMKNAIWLLPDMDSTGNWYKPGQVYLEKDLILPYVPNVDFCDSKCFSETQSKRTTLLFFRGRLKRNAGGKIRAKLVTELSSAEGVVIEEGTAGEGGKAAAQSGMRKSVYCLSPAGDTPSSARLFDAIVSGCIPVIVSDELELPFEGILDYRKIALLVSSADALQPGWLISFLRSISPSQVREFQSNLAKYSRHFLYSHPAQPLGAEDLAWRMDVDIFWRIEGMALGIGNGGGRRDFVNVEIIPAMGFEEWGVVDCQKNVGVWQALRL; from the exons aTGGCCGGTGGCGGAAGACAGTACCCGCTCAAAACCACCACCAGATCTCCGATCTTCATATTCACTCTGGCTTTCCTTGCTTTATTCTTACTCTACTTCATCTTCTCCTCGCATTCTTCTCAGCCGCCCGTGCCCCTTACAATCCACCCCTCTCAGAACCCTACCACCTTCAACCTCCCAAAGGCCGATTACTCCTTCGTTGTCTCCCTCGAGAAATTCCTCACCACCAAGTCTCCCCCACCTCCGGAACCGGACGATACCGACCTTCAAGACGTTAGTAACCTAGACGATTCCGTATGGATCGCTGAGACTAGAAGGCTTTACGACCATCCTTCTCCTCCTCCGCCTCTCAGGGTCTATGTCTACCAAATGCCATCCCGATTCACTTACGATTTGCTCTGGCTCTTTCGCAATACTTACAGAGACACTTCCAACCTCACTTCTAACGGCAGTCCCGTGCACCGCTTGATCGAGCAG CATTCGATTGACTACTGGCTTTGGGCGGATTTGATTGCGCCACAGTCTGAGAGGCTGTTGAGGAATGTAGTAGTGAGGGTCCACAGGCAGGAGGAAGCCGACCTTTTCTACATTCCCTTTTTTACTACCATTAGCTTCTTCTTGTTGGAGAAACAGCATTGCAAAGCTCTCTATAGG GAAGCTTTGAAGTGGGTGACTGATCAGCCTGCATGGAAGCGCTCTGAGGGAAGAGATCACATTCTTCCAGTACACCATCCTTGGTCCTTTAAGTCTGTCCGCAGATATATGAAAAATGCTATTTGGCTGCTGCCAGATATGGACTCAACCGGGAACTG GTACAAGCCTGGACAAGTTTATCTCGAAAAAGATCTCATACTTCCTTATGTACCCAATGTTGATTTTTGTGACTCCAAATGCTTCTCTGAAACTCAGTCAAAAAGGACTACATTGCTGTTTTTTCGTGGGAGGCTTAAAAGAAATGCT GGTGGTAAGATACGTGCCAAACTTGTCACAGAACTCAGCAGCGCTGAAGGCGTAGTTATAGAGGAAGGAACAGCTGGAGAGGGTGGGAAAGCAGCAGCACAGAGCGGCATGCGGAA GTCTGtatattgcttgagtcctgCTGGTGATACTCCATCATCTGCTAGATTGTTTGATGCAATTGTCAGTGGGTGCATTCCTGTCATAGTTAGTGATGAACTGGAGCTTCCATTTGAAGGAATTCTTGATTACCGCAAG ATAGCTTTGCTCGTTTCCTCGGCCGATGCCTTGCAGCCAGGATGGCTTATAAGTTTTCTTAGAAGTATTAGCCCCTCTCAAGTTCGGGAGTTCCAAAGTAATTTAGCTAAG TACTCGAGGCACTTTTTATATTCCCATCCAGCTCAACCACTTGGCGCAGAAGACTTGGCTTGGAGAATG GATGTTGATATTTTTTGGAGAATTGAGGGCATGGCTCTTGGTATTGGTAATGGTGGTGGTAGGCGAGATTTTGTTAATGTTGAGATCATACCGGCTATGGGGTTTGAAGAGTGGGGTGTGGTTGATTGTCAAAAGAATGTTGGGGTTTGGCAAGCACTAAGGCTGTAA
- the LOC113724766 gene encoding uncharacterized protein isoform X1, translating into MIDMTWLSAFLLGAGCLAFGYLIGIRHSARLFRSTAALTDTGTPITYRKNNNQLKPAIEIEKLADILEDFKMVLVVRNDLKMGKGKIAAQCSHATLGLYKKILHRAPKALNRWEMCGQVKVVVKIESEDEMLVLQERAKALSLPTHVTVDAGRTQIAPNSRTVMSILGPADMVDDVTGGLKLL; encoded by the exons ATGATAGACATGACATGGCTCAGTGCCTTCTTACTTGGAGCTGGCTGTCTTGCTTTCGGCTACCTCATTGGCATCCGACATTCTGCTCGTCTATTTCGTTCCACTGCAGCCTTAACTGACACTGGTACACCTATCACTTACCGGAAAAACAACAACCAGCTCAAACCAGCCATCGAGATTGAAAAGCTAGCTGACATACTTGAAGATTTTAAAATG GTTCTGGTTGTCCGGAATGACTTAAAgatggggaaggggaaaattgCAGCTCAATGCAG TCATGCAACCTTGGGTCTCTACAAAAAAATCCTTCATCGGGCACCAAAAGCTTTGAACAG GTGGGAGATGTGTGGGCAGGTTAAAGTGGTTGTGAAAATTGAAAGTGAAGATGAGATGCTGGTTTTACAG GAAAGGGCAAAGGCACTCAGTTTACCAACGCACGTTACAGTTGATGCGGGTAGAACACAGATTGCACCAA ATTCGAGGACCGTGATGTCTATTTTGG GACCTGCTGACATGGTGGACGATGTTACTGGTGGATTAAAACTTTTGTAG